The following proteins come from a genomic window of Hymenobacter canadensis:
- a CDS encoding efflux RND transporter periplasmic adaptor subunit, with amino-acid sequence MKTTHRFLAATAAAGLVLAVLLPPPAAVLGHGGEDHGGEAKASTGVALTDEVLLPKESQYLFEVRTTLAVYSGTYSRATLYGTVSAAAGGEGRVVVPQAGRIVSLTAQVGQLVRAGQTLAVIEQTLDATQQIGLSTERANAQAELRAAQQDYARLQTIADIAARKDVVAAELRLRQARQNAGIYNGQAQQRRTTITSPISGTVDVFSLAVGQQVNQGDELLRVINPGKLRVEAQVFAQDLAKITPGAQFRVEGLQGQAGAPARLVVFSNVVNPVNQARQLILELDAATGSTYRAGQAVNVQVLGQPDGGQKQLVVPTSAVTDLNGKPVVFVHTEPERFKIRYVQPGAVNGQQTVLTQGQVNENDRVVTQGTYQLKSIYLNQ; translated from the coding sequence ATGAAAACCACGCATAGATTCCTGGCCGCTACGGCCGCCGCCGGCCTGGTGCTGGCAGTGCTGCTGCCGCCCCCGGCCGCCGTGCTGGGCCACGGCGGCGAAGACCACGGCGGTGAAGCCAAAGCCAGCACCGGCGTGGCCCTCACCGATGAAGTCCTGCTGCCGAAGGAAAGCCAGTACCTGTTTGAGGTGCGCACCACGCTGGCCGTCTACTCCGGCACCTACAGCCGCGCCACGCTCTACGGCACGGTGTCGGCGGCGGCGGGCGGCGAGGGCCGGGTGGTGGTGCCCCAGGCCGGGCGCATTGTAAGCCTGACGGCGCAGGTAGGCCAGCTGGTGCGCGCCGGCCAGACGCTGGCCGTCATCGAGCAGACGCTGGACGCCACCCAGCAGATCGGGCTCAGCACCGAGCGGGCCAACGCCCAGGCCGAGTTGCGCGCCGCCCAGCAGGATTACGCCCGCCTGCAGACCATTGCCGACATTGCCGCCCGCAAAGACGTGGTGGCGGCCGAGCTGCGCCTGCGCCAGGCCCGCCAGAACGCCGGTATCTACAACGGCCAAGCCCAGCAGCGCCGCACCACCATCACCTCCCCCATCAGCGGCACCGTGGACGTATTCAGTCTGGCCGTGGGCCAGCAGGTAAACCAGGGCGACGAGCTGCTGCGCGTCATCAACCCCGGCAAGCTGCGCGTCGAAGCCCAGGTGTTTGCCCAGGATCTGGCCAAAATCACGCCCGGCGCACAGTTTCGGGTGGAAGGTTTGCAGGGCCAGGCCGGCGCGCCGGCCCGGCTGGTGGTGTTCAGCAACGTGGTGAACCCCGTGAACCAGGCCCGCCAGCTCATTCTGGAGCTTGACGCCGCTACCGGCAGCACCTACCGCGCCGGCCAGGCCGTGAACGTGCAGGTGCTAGGCCAGCCCGACGGCGGCCAGAAGCAGCTGGTGGTACCCACCTCGGCCGTGACGGACCTCAACGGCAAGCCCGTGGTGTTCGTGCACACCGAGCCCGAGCGGTTCAAAATCCGCTACGTGCAGCCCGGCGCCGTGAACGGCCAGCAAACCGTGCTGACCCAGGGCCAGGTCAACGAAAACGACCGGGTAGTGACGCAGGGCACCTACCAGCTAAAATCCATCTACCTCAACCAATGA